From the Ruania alkalisoli genome, one window contains:
- a CDS encoding sortase domain-containing protein: MSSLRGRRAGLTVCAAAVALALTACAGPDDGVAAPSASDSPQVEEVPSEATPTAEPAPAPTSESPSPAPTEDPTPAEEPEPVSLPASEPTVVSVPVIGVEAELMDLGLQENGLIEVPPYNLGSPPGWYVHSPTPGEIGPSVILGHRNGIEGGPGIFADLPQVEIGDSIEVMREDGSVATFTIYRTELFDKSREGFPTLEVYGNTDEAEIRLITCDGLNTDTGILEDNFIAYGRLDA, from the coding sequence ATGAGTTCACTCCGCGGTCGCCGCGCAGGCCTCACGGTCTGCGCGGCGGCCGTCGCTCTCGCCCTCACCGCCTGCGCCGGGCCGGACGACGGCGTGGCTGCGCCCAGCGCATCCGACTCCCCTCAGGTCGAGGAGGTTCCCTCCGAGGCAACGCCGACGGCGGAACCGGCCCCGGCCCCTACCAGCGAGTCTCCCTCGCCCGCCCCGACCGAGGACCCCACCCCGGCCGAGGAGCCGGAGCCGGTCTCGCTGCCCGCCTCGGAGCCGACCGTCGTCTCCGTACCCGTGATCGGCGTCGAGGCCGAGCTGATGGATCTCGGACTTCAGGAGAACGGGTTGATCGAGGTGCCGCCGTACAACCTGGGCTCCCCGCCCGGCTGGTACGTGCACTCCCCCACGCCGGGCGAGATCGGACCCTCGGTGATTCTCGGTCACCGCAACGGCATCGAGGGCGGGCCCGGGATCTTCGCCGACCTGCCTCAGGTCGAGATCGGCGACAGCATCGAGGTCATGCGCGAGGACGGCTCCGTGGCGACGTTCACGATCTACCGCACCGAACTCTTCGACAAGAGCCGGGAGGGCTTCCCCACCCTGGAGGTGTACGGAAACACCGACGAGGCGGAGATCCGGCTGATCACCTGCGACGGGCTCAACACCGACACCGGGATCCTGGAGGACAACTTCATCGCCTACGGCCGGCTCGACGCCTGA
- a CDS encoding ABC transporter permease — MSVHEQQRPVLAEPGARSSVISVLERGFSVIRNQNWMILVSGFFEPVFYLLAMGVGMGMLVGEVSGPGGRGITYAAFIAPALLATSAMNGAFYDSTWNVFFKLRFAKLYEAMLQTSLSPWNVALGEILMALFRGFLYALGFLGVLAVMGLVTSWWALAMVPVAVLIAFGFAALGMGVTSFLTRFQQMDLLNFVMLPMFLFSATLYPITVYPEAVQWLVMVLPLWHAVELMRQLSVGYLTWATLVHVGYFVAMTAAGLWLTTTRLRALFLR, encoded by the coding sequence ATGAGTGTGCACGAACAGCAGCGACCGGTGCTCGCCGAGCCCGGCGCCCGCAGCAGCGTGATCTCGGTGCTCGAACGCGGCTTCTCGGTGATCCGCAACCAGAACTGGATGATCCTCGTCTCCGGGTTCTTCGAGCCGGTGTTCTACCTGCTCGCGATGGGTGTGGGCATGGGGATGCTGGTCGGCGAGGTCTCCGGGCCGGGCGGCCGTGGGATCACCTACGCGGCCTTCATCGCACCGGCGTTGCTGGCGACGTCGGCCATGAACGGCGCCTTCTACGACTCGACGTGGAACGTCTTCTTCAAGCTCCGCTTCGCCAAGCTGTACGAGGCGATGCTGCAGACCTCCCTCTCGCCCTGGAACGTGGCGCTCGGGGAGATCCTGATGGCGCTGTTCCGCGGCTTCCTGTATGCCCTGGGATTCCTGGGGGTGCTGGCCGTCATGGGGCTGGTGACCTCGTGGTGGGCGCTCGCGATGGTGCCGGTGGCCGTACTCATCGCGTTCGGCTTCGCTGCGCTGGGGATGGGCGTCACCAGCTTCCTCACCCGGTTCCAGCAGATGGATCTGCTGAACTTCGTGATGCTGCCGATGTTCCTGTTCTCCGCCACGCTCTACCCGATCACCGTCTACCCCGAGGCGGTGCAGTGGCTGGTGATGGTGTTGCCGTTGTGGCACGCGGTGGAGCTGATGCGTCAGCTCTCGGTGGGCTACCTGACGTGGGCAACGCTGGTGCACGTGGGCTACTTCGTGGCCATGACCGCCGCCGGCCTGTGGTTGACGACGACGAGGTTGCGGGCACTGTTCCTGCGGTGA
- the iolC gene encoding 5-dehydro-2-deoxygluconokinase, protein MRHAVNVITMGRSGVDLYPLQTGVGLEQVETFGKFLGGSPTNVAVAATRMGSPAAVLTGVGNDPFGRYVRAEMRRLGVDDQFVVTDPDLPTPITFCEIFPPDDFPLYFYRRPSAPDLQLRPEHMPLEQIAAADLFWVSGTGFCTSPSREAHHTALAHRSSHGSGRHTVLDLDYRPMFWPEPAEATAQMQQALAHATVAVGNREECEVAIGETEPEAAADALLAAGVRLAIVKQGPAGTLAKTATERVVVPPTEIDVVNGLGAGDAFGGALVHGLVNDWPLQKLIEAASAAGAIVASRLECSTAMPTLAELEAVLAGTPVTEVNAKAGR, encoded by the coding sequence ATGAGGCACGCGGTGAACGTCATCACGATGGGGCGCTCCGGCGTCGACCTCTATCCGCTCCAGACCGGCGTTGGTCTGGAGCAGGTAGAGACGTTCGGGAAGTTCCTGGGCGGCAGCCCCACGAATGTGGCCGTGGCTGCCACCCGGATGGGGAGCCCGGCGGCAGTGCTCACCGGCGTGGGCAACGATCCGTTCGGACGCTACGTGCGTGCCGAGATGCGCCGGCTCGGGGTCGACGATCAGTTCGTGGTCACCGACCCCGACCTGCCCACCCCGATCACGTTCTGCGAGATCTTCCCACCGGACGACTTCCCGCTGTACTTCTACCGCCGGCCCAGCGCACCGGACCTGCAGCTGCGGCCCGAGCACATGCCGCTGGAGCAGATCGCCGCGGCCGACCTGTTCTGGGTCTCCGGTACCGGGTTCTGCACATCGCCGAGCCGGGAGGCGCACCACACTGCCCTCGCGCACCGCAGCAGCCACGGCAGCGGTCGCCACACGGTGCTCGACCTGGACTACCGCCCGATGTTCTGGCCGGAACCGGCCGAGGCGACCGCGCAGATGCAGCAGGCGCTCGCCCACGCCACGGTGGCCGTGGGCAACCGCGAAGAGTGCGAGGTGGCTATCGGTGAGACCGAGCCGGAGGCGGCCGCCGATGCGCTGCTCGCCGCCGGCGTCCGCCTGGCGATCGTCAAGCAGGGACCGGCGGGAACCCTCGCCAAGACCGCCACCGAGCGGGTGGTCGTCCCTCCGACCGAGATCGACGTGGTGAACGGACTGGGCGCCGGCGACGCCTTCGGTGGCGCCCTGGTGCATGGACTGGTCAACGACTGGCCGCTGCAGAAGCTGATCGAGGCCGCGAGCGCCGCGGGTGCGATCGTCGCCTCCCGCCTGGAGTGCTCCACCGCGATGCCCACGCTCGCCGAACTCGAGGCAGTACTGGCGGGGACCCCGGTCACCGAGGTCAACGCGAAGGCCGGCCGATGA
- a CDS encoding GH39 family glycosyl hydrolase, whose protein sequence is MSTRTDETAPPEATGPRPDHNPGIGHDVSPYPKAAPSDPTAPHVRSAEVEVDAASDAGPLTRMWESIGYDEINWTYTPTGRTLLNTFGEMTERGFHVRPHYVFCSGSGFGIPHWGNGNVYHERSDGSVTYDFTIVDQTYDAIVEAGHHVLVELAFTPRDLLPEQAEELTVTPSPTVYSAYEAGQWSYPPRDYERWGDLVAAHARHCLERYGAEEVSTWLWELWNEPDIFYWRGTPQEFYDLYSVTARAVRSVLPEAKVGGPTVTGAGVEFMRGFLQHTRDQGDPLDFVSFHTKGSAFTPWRAYGPTGAPAAEQQSPSANKMIFEVQRLLQVIAEFPEYHDLPAIVDECDAGVPAHFSAYDNGNFAFQNTEYFPVFQVKLMKKLLDLNALEPVQVEQATSWSFYFEGERYFEGTRAFLTAGGVEKPLLNAYRMLSHLGQRRLAASSSAAVDVAQIDHATGASMPEEVDVLASRGEDGTVAILVWRHTDDQYRTDDAETEVSLAVTGLEGSYTLRHFRIDADRSNSHTRWAEQGSPQVPTEDQLAAIKARQGLEELTSPTQITTAEGAFRTTVALPLPSVSLLVLDPAGGTSE, encoded by the coding sequence GTGAGCACCCGAACCGACGAGACTGCTCCCCCCGAGGCCACCGGTCCCCGCCCGGATCACAACCCCGGGATCGGCCACGACGTCTCGCCCTACCCGAAGGCCGCGCCGAGCGACCCGACGGCCCCCCACGTCCGCTCCGCCGAGGTGGAGGTGGACGCCGCCTCGGACGCGGGCCCGCTCACCCGGATGTGGGAGAGCATCGGCTACGACGAGATCAACTGGACCTACACCCCGACCGGCCGCACGCTGCTGAACACGTTCGGTGAGATGACCGAGCGCGGCTTCCACGTGCGCCCTCACTACGTCTTCTGCTCCGGTAGCGGTTTCGGCATCCCGCACTGGGGCAACGGGAACGTGTACCACGAGCGCAGCGACGGGTCTGTGACGTACGACTTCACCATCGTCGACCAGACTTACGACGCGATCGTCGAGGCCGGGCACCACGTGCTCGTCGAACTGGCCTTCACGCCGCGCGATCTCCTGCCCGAACAGGCCGAGGAGCTCACCGTCACCCCCAGCCCCACCGTCTACAGCGCCTACGAGGCCGGCCAGTGGTCCTACCCCCCGCGTGACTACGAGCGCTGGGGCGACCTGGTGGCGGCCCACGCCCGGCACTGCCTCGAGCGCTACGGCGCCGAGGAGGTCAGCACGTGGCTGTGGGAGTTGTGGAACGAGCCGGACATCTTCTACTGGCGTGGCACCCCGCAGGAGTTCTACGACCTGTACTCCGTCACTGCCCGCGCGGTCCGGTCGGTGCTCCCCGAGGCCAAGGTGGGTGGGCCCACCGTCACCGGCGCCGGTGTGGAGTTCATGCGCGGCTTCCTCCAGCACACCCGGGATCAGGGTGACCCGCTGGACTTCGTCTCCTTCCACACCAAGGGTTCGGCGTTCACCCCGTGGCGCGCCTACGGCCCGACCGGCGCCCCTGCTGCCGAGCAGCAGAGCCCCTCGGCGAACAAGATGATCTTCGAGGTCCAGCGCCTGCTGCAGGTGATCGCCGAGTTCCCCGAGTATCACGACCTGCCCGCGATCGTGGACGAGTGCGATGCCGGTGTACCCGCGCACTTCTCCGCCTATGACAACGGCAACTTCGCCTTCCAGAACACCGAGTACTTCCCCGTGTTCCAGGTGAAGCTGATGAAGAAGCTGCTCGACCTGAACGCCCTCGAACCGGTCCAGGTGGAGCAGGCCACCTCGTGGAGCTTCTACTTCGAGGGTGAGCGCTACTTCGAGGGGACCCGCGCCTTCCTCACGGCCGGCGGTGTGGAGAAGCCGCTCCTGAACGCCTACCGGATGCTCAGCCACCTCGGTCAGCGGCGCCTGGCCGCATCCTCGAGCGCCGCCGTCGACGTGGCCCAGATCGACCACGCGACCGGGGCGAGCATGCCCGAGGAGGTGGACGTGCTGGCCTCCCGCGGTGAGGACGGCACCGTGGCGATCCTGGTGTGGCGCCACACCGACGACCAGTACCGCACCGACGACGCCGAGACCGAGGTGAGCCTCGCCGTCACCGGCCTGGAGGGTTCCTACACGCTGCGCCACTTCCGGATCGACGCCGACCGCTCCAACTCCCACACCCGCTGGGCCGAGCAGGGCAGCCCGCAGGTTCCTACCGAGGATCAGCTCGCTGCCATCAAGGCACGTCAGGGCCTGGAGGAACTCACCTCTCCCACGCAGATCACGACGGCGGAGGGCGCCTTCCGTACGACTGTCGCCCTGCCGTTGCCGTCGGTGTCGTTGCTGGTGCTCGATCCTGCCGGGGGCACCAGTGAGTGA
- a CDS encoding GntR family transcriptional regulator, whose translation MGSDDVATVRVELDRTSSTPLYHQLSTAIEKSIEGGALAPGQRLENEIALAERLRVSRPTARRALQELVDLGMLVRKRGVGTQVAPVRVRRRVDLSSLYDDLERSGRKPSTSVLEYSVAPGGSDITEALDLPDGSDVVTIRRLRQADGEPLALMTNYIALELAPSYEQLGEMGLYHALRDSGVEIHMANQQIGARTATAAEARLLEDKPKAAVLTMERTAYDSTGRAIEHGRHIYRASRYSFSTTLFAP comes from the coding sequence ATGGGTTCCGACGATGTGGCGACGGTGCGGGTCGAACTTGACCGGACCAGCTCGACACCCCTGTACCACCAACTCTCCACGGCGATCGAGAAGTCGATCGAGGGTGGTGCACTTGCGCCGGGGCAGCGGCTGGAGAACGAGATCGCCCTCGCCGAGCGGCTCCGCGTCTCGCGGCCGACCGCTCGCCGAGCCCTGCAGGAACTGGTCGATCTGGGCATGCTCGTGCGTAAGCGCGGTGTCGGCACCCAGGTGGCACCGGTGCGGGTGCGGCGGCGAGTGGACCTGTCCAGCCTCTACGACGATCTCGAGCGCAGTGGGCGCAAACCGAGTACATCGGTGCTCGAGTACTCGGTGGCGCCGGGAGGTTCCGACATCACCGAGGCGCTCGACCTGCCCGACGGATCTGACGTCGTCACCATCCGGCGGTTGCGACAGGCCGACGGTGAGCCGCTCGCTCTGATGACCAACTACATCGCCCTCGAGCTGGCGCCCTCGTACGAGCAGCTCGGTGAGATGGGTCTCTACCACGCGTTGCGCGACTCCGGGGTGGAGATCCACATGGCCAACCAGCAGATCGGCGCGCGCACCGCGACCGCAGCCGAGGCCCGGCTGCTGGAGGACAAGCCGAAGGCCGCCGTGCTCACCATGGAACGCACGGCCTACGACTCCACCGGCCGCGCAATCGAGCACGGACGTCACATCTACCGGGCCAGCCGGTACAGCTTCTCCACCACGCTGTTCGCTCCCTGA
- a CDS encoding ABC transporter ATP-binding protein translates to MTESVVEPVISARGLRKTYGDFVAVDGIDFEVRPGESFGLLGPNGAGKSTTMRMIGGTLDRTGGDLTVLGMDPGPQGPTVRAHLGVIPQQDNLDEELRVRENLIMYGRYFGLSRSFLAAKADELLAFAQLEAKAKEKVQSLSGGMKRRLTIARGLVNEPKILLLDEPTTGLDPQARHVLWDRLFRLKEAGTTLVVTTHFMDEAEQLCDRLIVVDHGRIMAEGSPRELIRTYSTREVVELRFGSARNATVVAELDGVGSRLEVLPDRVLVYADDGEACLEEVARRGLAPVTSLVRRSSLEDVFLRLTGRSLID, encoded by the coding sequence GTGACCGAGTCAGTTGTCGAGCCAGTGATCAGCGCGCGTGGCCTGCGCAAGACCTACGGTGATTTCGTCGCCGTCGATGGGATCGACTTCGAGGTGCGCCCGGGCGAGAGCTTCGGTCTGCTCGGGCCGAACGGCGCCGGGAAGTCCACCACGATGCGGATGATCGGCGGCACCCTCGATCGCACTGGCGGCGACCTCACCGTGCTCGGCATGGATCCCGGCCCGCAGGGGCCCACCGTGCGTGCGCATCTGGGGGTGATCCCGCAGCAGGACAATCTCGACGAAGAGTTGCGGGTGCGCGAGAACCTCATCATGTACGGGCGCTACTTCGGGCTCTCCCGGTCCTTCCTCGCCGCGAAGGCCGACGAGCTGCTCGCCTTCGCGCAGCTGGAGGCGAAGGCCAAGGAGAAGGTGCAGTCGCTCTCCGGGGGGATGAAGCGGCGCCTGACCATCGCCCGCGGCCTGGTGAACGAACCGAAGATCCTGCTCCTGGACGAGCCGACCACCGGGCTGGACCCGCAAGCCCGGCACGTGCTCTGGGATCGGTTGTTCCGCTTGAAGGAAGCGGGCACCACGCTGGTGGTGACCACCCACTTCATGGACGAGGCCGAGCAGCTGTGCGACCGGCTCATCGTGGTCGATCACGGGCGGATCATGGCCGAGGGCAGCCCCCGTGAGCTCATCCGCACCTACTCCACCCGCGAGGTGGTCGAGCTCCGCTTCGGATCGGCCCGCAACGCCACCGTGGTGGCGGAGCTGGACGGGGTCGGCAGCCGCCTCGAGGTGCTGCCGGACCGGGTGCTCGTCTATGCCGATGACGGCGAAGCCTGCCTGGAGGAGGTCGCTCGCCGTGGTCTGGCTCCCGTGACGTCGCTGGTGAGACGCTCCTCGTTGGAGGACGTGTTCCTGCGCCTGACAGGGCGGTCCCTCATTGACTGA
- a CDS encoding carbohydrate ABC transporter permease, whose amino-acid sequence MTATTPRTTRRLGRRFWWWVLTALLLALAFVWVFPFIWMVSASLKTSGEIFGGGLGLIPETLQWENYSRAWIDGRFNIYLLNTVIVTVATTAIVVVRCALAGYVLGRYRFPGSRLVIAILVATLFVPTGYTIIPVVKLSMELGLLDSLAGMILALAGAANVASILIYAGYFRGMPAELEEASIVDGAGFVRTFTQIMLPLSMPVTATVGILTFLFTWNAFFLPLVFSFSNPALRTVSVGMQAFVGENSTDWPGMAAAGVISLLPIVALFVFMQRYFVEGIAGAVKS is encoded by the coding sequence ATGACGGCGACCACACCTCGGACCACGCGCCGGCTAGGCCGCCGGTTCTGGTGGTGGGTGCTGACGGCTCTGCTGCTCGCACTGGCCTTCGTGTGGGTCTTCCCCTTCATCTGGATGGTCTCGGCGTCGCTGAAGACCTCCGGTGAGATCTTCGGTGGTGGGCTGGGACTGATCCCGGAGACCTTGCAATGGGAGAACTACTCCCGTGCCTGGATCGACGGGCGATTCAACATCTACCTCCTGAACACGGTGATCGTGACCGTGGCGACCACGGCGATCGTGGTGGTGCGGTGCGCCCTCGCCGGCTATGTGCTCGGGCGGTACCGCTTCCCGGGCTCGCGGCTGGTGATCGCGATCCTGGTGGCCACGTTGTTCGTGCCGACCGGTTACACGATCATCCCGGTGGTCAAGCTCTCGATGGAGCTGGGCCTGCTGGACAGTCTCGCCGGGATGATCCTGGCACTCGCCGGAGCGGCGAACGTGGCGTCGATCCTCATCTACGCGGGCTACTTCCGCGGGATGCCGGCCGAGCTCGAGGAGGCCTCGATCGTCGACGGCGCAGGTTTCGTGCGCACGTTCACGCAGATCATGCTGCCGTTGTCGATGCCGGTGACGGCGACCGTCGGCATCCTGACGTTCCTGTTCACCTGGAACGCCTTCTTCCTGCCGTTGGTGTTCTCCTTCTCCAACCCGGCGCTGCGCACGGTCAGCGTCGGCATGCAGGCCTTCGTCGGGGAGAACTCCACCGACTGGCCCGGAATGGCCGCGGCGGGTGTGATCTCGCTGCTGCCGATCGTCGCGCTGTTCGTGTTCATGCAGCGCTACTTCGTCGAGGGAATCGCCGGGGCGGTGAAGTCCTGA
- a CDS encoding aldo/keto reductase: MSEQIFARRVPLAGGTSIPQFGLGVFQVESGGTQQVVEQALEIGYRHIDTAAAYVNEEGVGAAIQATGIPREEVFVTSKLRNGDQGYESALTAYADTCRRLGLDRLDLYLIHWPNPAAGLWQDSWRALAHLAAEGEVAAVGVSNFMTEHLTELADLSERTPAVNQIELHPTYQQRELADFCRSRGIAVEAYSPLGQAGDLDHPEVTALAQRLGVTAAQVILRWHLDRGHVVIPKTVNPERMRTNADLDHVALTDEDLAVIDGLDAGQRIGNDPYTFAKSQIR; this comes from the coding sequence GTGAGTGAGCAGATCTTCGCCCGCCGGGTGCCACTCGCCGGTGGGACCTCGATCCCGCAGTTCGGCCTCGGGGTGTTCCAGGTGGAATCCGGGGGCACCCAGCAGGTGGTGGAGCAGGCGCTGGAGATCGGCTACCGGCACATCGACACCGCCGCGGCGTATGTGAACGAGGAGGGCGTGGGTGCGGCGATCCAGGCCACCGGCATCCCCCGGGAGGAGGTGTTCGTCACCTCGAAGCTGCGCAACGGCGACCAAGGGTATGAGTCGGCGCTGACGGCCTATGCCGACACGTGCAGGCGCCTGGGGCTGGACCGGCTGGACCTGTACCTCATCCACTGGCCGAACCCGGCAGCCGGCCTGTGGCAGGACAGTTGGCGAGCGCTGGCGCACCTGGCAGCGGAGGGTGAGGTGGCCGCCGTCGGGGTCTCGAACTTCATGACGGAGCACCTGACGGAGCTGGCGGACCTCTCAGAGCGCACCCCCGCCGTCAACCAGATCGAACTGCACCCGACCTATCAGCAACGGGAGCTGGCCGACTTCTGCCGGTCCCGCGGGATCGCGGTGGAGGCATACTCCCCGCTCGGGCAGGCGGGCGATCTGGACCACCCGGAGGTGACGGCCCTGGCGCAGCGGCTGGGCGTCACTGCCGCCCAGGTGATCCTGCGCTGGCACCTGGACCGCGGGCACGTCGTGATCCCCAAGACGGTCAACCCCGAGCGGATGCGCACCAACGCCGACCTGGATCACGTGGCGTTGACCGACGAGGACCTGGCGGTCATCGATGGGCTCGACGCCGGCCAGCGCATCGGCAACGACCCCTACACCTTCGCCAAGTCCCAGATCCGCTGA
- a CDS encoding ABC transporter permease — protein sequence MTDETGSAREQTVVGHHHDDLDTTTLAYSGQAPSHAVMAQRAHRFGTWYHAEAVLRSMRAFIVPGLLNAVGQPLLYIIAMGLGLGALVGNGVGTVDGVDYLTFVTPALLVSTVVMSVSGEMTYPVMAGFKWMRTYYGPAATGLRPAQIAAGHLLAVVIRFVVQCTIFWVIAVAFGATSLGWSVLMVPIGVLAATAFGAPLQAYAASLEGEGFQFSFVQRFIVMPMFLFSGTFFPLSVMPVYLQWIGWLSPVWHGTQLARLASYGASGPGWLIAVHVLVLVAATLAGVMWARRVYTRRLTS from the coding sequence TTGACTGACGAGACCGGTTCCGCGCGCGAGCAGACCGTGGTGGGGCACCACCACGACGACCTGGATACGACCACTCTGGCCTACTCCGGCCAGGCACCCAGTCATGCGGTGATGGCGCAGCGGGCACACCGGTTCGGCACGTGGTACCACGCCGAGGCTGTGCTGCGCTCGATGCGGGCCTTCATCGTGCCCGGGCTACTGAACGCCGTCGGGCAGCCGTTGCTGTACATCATCGCGATGGGCCTGGGCCTGGGCGCCCTGGTGGGCAACGGAGTCGGCACGGTCGACGGCGTGGACTACCTGACGTTCGTGACTCCGGCATTGCTGGTCTCCACCGTGGTGATGTCGGTCTCCGGTGAGATGACGTATCCGGTGATGGCCGGATTCAAGTGGATGCGCACCTACTACGGCCCCGCCGCCACCGGGCTGCGACCCGCGCAGATCGCCGCCGGCCACCTGCTCGCCGTGGTGATCCGGTTCGTGGTGCAGTGCACGATCTTCTGGGTGATCGCCGTCGCGTTCGGAGCGACGAGCCTGGGCTGGTCGGTGCTGATGGTGCCGATCGGGGTGCTCGCGGCCACGGCGTTCGGTGCGCCCCTGCAGGCGTACGCCGCGAGCCTGGAGGGTGAAGGCTTCCAGTTCTCCTTCGTGCAGCGGTTCATCGTGATGCCGATGTTTCTGTTCTCCGGGACCTTCTTCCCGCTCTCGGTGATGCCGGTCTACCTGCAGTGGATCGGCTGGCTCTCGCCGGTCTGGCACGGCACGCAGCTGGCCCGGCTTGCCTCCTACGGCGCGTCCGGACCCGGGTGGCTCATCGCCGTGCATGTACTGGTGCTGGTCGCGGCGACGCTGGCCGGCGTGATGTGGGCTCGGCGCGTCTACACCCGGAGGTTGACCTCATGA
- a CDS encoding GntR family transcriptional regulator, translating into MTLGTIGPRTSLSEHVVRILREKMANGELPPGSRLREAEIAESLDVSRGPVREALALLEAEGQVEIKRHRGAFVSILTQRDVEEVHTLRTAVETLAGERAATRLTPDHLAELDRVLEQMKDTSGSVQPEEAVALDLAFHDVIYDAADHARLHRVWTSLRSQVAFFLITRNINFPDFPTVGYPEHKELRDILASGDPEAARAAVADHMRGAYSRLRQLELPEA; encoded by the coding sequence ATGACGCTGGGCACGATCGGACCGCGTACCTCGCTGAGCGAGCACGTCGTGCGCATCCTGCGCGAGAAGATGGCCAACGGCGAGCTGCCGCCCGGCTCGCGGCTACGAGAGGCGGAGATCGCCGAGTCGCTGGACGTGAGCCGAGGGCCCGTCCGCGAAGCGCTCGCGCTCCTGGAGGCCGAGGGCCAGGTGGAGATCAAACGGCACCGCGGTGCCTTCGTCTCGATCCTGACCCAACGCGATGTCGAGGAGGTGCACACGCTGCGCACCGCCGTCGAGACGCTCGCCGGTGAGCGCGCCGCCACCCGCCTCACTCCCGATCACCTCGCCGAGCTGGACCGGGTGCTGGAGCAGATGAAGGACACGTCCGGATCGGTGCAGCCCGAGGAGGCCGTGGCGCTGGACCTCGCCTTCCACGACGTCATCTACGACGCCGCCGATCACGCCCGGCTGCACCGGGTGTGGACCTCACTGCGCAGCCAGGTGGCCTTCTTCCTGATCACCCGCAACATCAACTTCCCCGATTTCCCCACGGTCGGCTACCCCGAGCACAAGGAGTTGCGGGACATCCTCGCCTCCGGCGACCCGGAAGCGGCGCGCGCAGCCGTAGCCGATCACATGCGGGGTGCGTACTCGCGACTGCGCCAGCTCGAACTGCCCGAGGCCTGA
- a CDS encoding carbohydrate ABC transporter permease, translated as MASPTLIAETATRSGSAAAKAAKRPGQRSRERRRNLWIYVFLLPTFVLYGLYTLYPMVASYWYSLVEWNGFSSQQTFVGLDNYEAVFADPLFWSSVRVTLLFMLIVAPLRVFGAFALAILLNSPKLPLRSFFRTAYFLPVVTTTAIVGVVMRFIFDPASGPTAALATIFGLGPIDLLGSSETALITAGVIYVWKFFGITLIYWLAALQTIPADLYEAARIDGAGPMRLFRYITLPMLIPFLLIISVLTIEDCFHAFDLMQTMTAGGPFFSTEIIEIYIYRWAFAASIPQLGFASAAAVLFGVIVLLVVILQVWATVVSRRMRARS; from the coding sequence ATGGCGAGTCCCACTCTGATCGCCGAGACGGCCACCCGGTCCGGCTCGGCGGCTGCCAAGGCAGCGAAACGCCCGGGGCAACGATCCCGGGAGCGTCGCCGCAACCTCTGGATCTACGTCTTCCTGCTGCCCACCTTCGTGCTCTACGGCCTGTACACCCTCTACCCGATGGTGGCGAGCTACTGGTACTCGCTGGTGGAGTGGAACGGCTTCTCCAGCCAGCAGACGTTCGTCGGCCTGGACAACTACGAGGCGGTCTTCGCCGACCCGCTGTTCTGGTCCTCGGTGCGGGTCACGCTGCTGTTCATGCTGATCGTGGCGCCGCTGCGGGTGTTCGGTGCCTTCGCCCTGGCGATCCTGCTGAACTCCCCGAAGCTGCCGTTGCGGTCGTTCTTCCGTACCGCCTACTTCCTGCCGGTGGTGACCACCACGGCCATCGTCGGTGTGGTGATGCGGTTCATCTTCGACCCGGCCAGCGGCCCGACGGCGGCGCTCGCGACCATCTTCGGGCTCGGGCCGATCGACCTGCTCGGTTCGTCTGAGACCGCGTTGATCACCGCCGGGGTGATCTACGTGTGGAAGTTCTTCGGCATCACGCTGATCTACTGGCTGGCGGCGCTGCAGACCATCCCGGCGGACCTGTACGAAGCGGCAAGGATCGACGGGGCCGGTCCGATGCGGCTGTTCCGCTACATCACCCTGCCGATGCTGATTCCCTTCCTGCTGATCATCTCGGTACTCACGATCGAGGACTGCTTCCACGCCTTCGACCTGATGCAGACGATGACCGCGGGTGGGCCGTTCTTCAGCACCGAGATCATCGAGATCTACATCTACCGGTGGGCCTTCGCGGCTTCGATCCCGCAGCTCGGATTCGCCTCTGCGGCCGCCGTGCTGTTCGGCGTGATCGTGCTGCTGGTGGTCATCCTGCAGGTGTGGGCGACGGTGGTCTCCCGACGGATGCGAGCTCGCTCATGA